The stretch of DNA CCGGAAGGTCCATGCGATCGACGAATGCATAAATCGTTCGACGCGGCGTGAATGGCGTTTTTTCGATATCGACCGCCGGGCCACCGAGCGTTTGCTCCAATTGGTCTGTCACAGCCAAAAGCGAATCCCGCATCGACTCAAAGTCGAGTCGGCGACGATTCATCCGCCACAACAAGCGGTTGCGGGGATCGACCGCCACTGCTTCGTCCCGCGCGTGGCTTTGCTGCCGATAGACCGCCGAGAGCATGACACGGCGATGCAGACGTTTTAACGACCAACCGTCCCGCATGAATTCACTCGCCAAATGATCCAGCAGTGCAGGATGCGTGGGCGCTTCACTCCGCAATCCGAAATCACTCGGCGTCGCGACCAACGCGGACCCGAAATGATTCAACCAGACACGATTGACCAACACCCGCGCGGTCAATGGATTCGCCGGATCGACAATCGCCTGCGCCAATTCCAACCGACCGCTGCCGGTTTGAAACACCTGATCGTCTTCGTGCGTCAGAAACTCCGGAAAGTGCCGCGGCACGCCGGTTCCGGGACGATTGGGATTGCCCCGTAAAAATACCTTGGGAGCATACATTTCCTCCGCATCCAACAACACCATCGCCCGCGGCGGCGCACCGGCTGTTTCCGCAATGTGCTTCTCAACCTCGCCCAGCAATTTCTTGTATTTTGCCTGAGCAGGACGATCGGGAAGCAATGTCAGGAATCCCCAACCGGTCCGCACCGGCACATCGGGTGGCGCTTGCGAACCATAATACACGAGTCGCAAAGCCTCGTCCGACTCGTCGGGCAATTCCGTGGGCAGCGGCTGCTTGGCCTCAGTCGCTTGCTGCAACAGAGCCGTCCATTGGTCGTCGACTTGATTCAACACATTGCTATAACGCTCCGCCAATTCCGACATGCTGGCCGGCGGCGCTGCGCTTAAGGCTTCGAGAACTGCTGGATGAGCCTGCGCTGGGTCAGTCGCGTGTTGCTCGACAATCGCTGCTGCGGTCGCGGCAAATTCGTCAGCGGGAATTTCTGCGCAAGCGTGCCAGATGCTCCAAATTGGATCGTGCGACTTGCGGGCCCGCGTTAAATACGATTGCCAACGTTGGATCATCGTAGGATTCAGATCCCCTTCTTCAACCAACAGCATGAAATCCTCAGTGGGCGGTTGATTCCGTTTGGCATGCGCCGCCATGAGATATTCCGCCGCCCTTTTCCGGGCAGAGGTCACCAGTGCCGTATGCTTTTCCGTTACAAACGCATCCAGCTTCTGTTGTTTGACAGCCAACTCCTCAGCAAACTTACGATGCTCTTCCGTGTCGGGCGGGGCTTCGAACATCGGTGGGATCGTTGGTTCCGTCGAACTACGAAACACGCCGTACAGCCCGTAGTAATCCGCTGCGCTGACTGGATCGAACTTGTGATTGTGACAACGGGCGCAGGAAACAGTCAGCCCCATCAGCCCCCGGGTGACGACATCAATGCGATCGTCGATAATGTCATGGATGTTGCCGGAAAACTGAGCGCCGAGCGTTAAATAACCCATCGCTGTGAGCGGACGCTTGTCCTCGCCCAGGTCCAATTGGTCCGCCGCCAACTGCTCGACAACAAACCGATCGTACGGCAAATCATCGTTCAACGCGCGAATCACATAATCGCGATAGGTGTAGGCCCAATGGTATTTTTTGTCGCCGAAGAAAATGTAACCTTTATTATCCGCATAGCGGGCCACATCCAACCAATGCCGCGCCCACCGCTCGCCATATCGCGGCGAAGCCAACAAGCGATCGATCAGTTTTTCATAGGCGTCGAGTGAGGGGTCGTTTTCAAAAGCAGCCACCTCTGCGGGTGTCGGGGGTAAGCCGATCAAATCAAACGTCGCGCGGCGAATCAACGTTTTCCGATCCGCTTCCGGCGCGGGAGTCAATCCAGCTTGTTCCAATCGCGCCAGAATAAATCGATCGATCGACGTCCGTGACCATTCGGCATCCTGGACCTCCGGCAACGGTGGATCGGTAATCGGTTGAAATGCCCAATGCTGTTTGTACGCGTCGTGGTTCTTTTCCACCGACGGCGTAGAACTCCCGGGCCAGGGCATCCCAATTTTTACCCAGCGCGTCAGAGCGGCAATCTCGTCTGCCGATAATTGCTCGTCGGGAGGCATTTGCACATCCCCGGCATACGCAATCGCCGCCAACAGCGGGCTTTCGCTTGGAGCTTCGCTATCAACAATCGGCCCCGCGTCCCCACCGGCAATCACAGCATCGCGTGAATCGAGACGAATGCCTAATTCCTGCTTTTCCGCCCCGTGGCAGGAATAACACTTTTCAGCAAGCACCGGCCGCACACGTTTCTCAAAAAACTCCGCATCAGCCGGCGAAACCTTCTCGTCACCGTATGTGACCGATATCGCAGACAGGCAGGCAAAGAAGCCGAAAATCACAGCACGCAAAGCAGGCATGAACATCATCCGCGGAAGGAATCACAATTTGAGGCAGGAGTCCCCATTATGTCCCCCCACCAATCCCCTGTCGAGTGGACAAACAACAGAGCCTATTGAAAAAACCAACTGGCCACTGGCCACTGACCACCGGCCACTTTTTTCCGCCTACCGCCTACTGGCCACTGGCCACCGGACACTGGCCACTAATTTCCACCGGCGTCGCCGCCAACGTCTCATCCATCAACCGCTGAACACGGACTTCCAACTGCCGCGTTAACTCCGCCCCAGTGGCACGGTCGCGCGTCACAGGCACCGGCAACGGGTCGCCGAATGTCACCACAGCGTTGCGCGTCCCACGGATGCCCGCCGAGGGCGCATTGAGGAAATCCTCTTCGAACTTGTCAATCGTCTCCGCGATCCGCTCAATCGATGGCCGCTCGGAGACGTAATTCCCCGGATAGCTAAACATCTGCACGACCAAAAACAGATCGTCCATATCGTGCACCAGGGGTTCGCGAGCGGAGTCGGTCTTGTCGAGTTCATCGAGCCGGCTGATCACTTGGCGGCGAAGGTTTTTGACCCGCTCCGGAATGATCAAGCCCTCCGGTTCCTCCACACCATGCCGTTCGGCAAGCCGCTGTAAGATAATGTCGGACAAATCGGCCACGCGTTCAGCCAACGGCCCTGACCGACTGCGGCCGAGATATTCCACCTCTTTGAGTGCGATCATGCCGTCGGCAAAGCGGTAAATCCGGTCGTGCAACGAAAGATCCGTACGCACCCGCCAAGAAATCTGCTCCTCCAACCGCCGCATCACCTGCAACAACTCCGGCGTGGGATCGGTTTGGTATTTATAGTGAATGGCACAGGGAACGACCGTAATCGGACGCTCTGCCTTGCGGGCCGCAGTCATGGCGATGGCAGCGGCGCCCTCGCGAAAGGGGGTGATCCGTTCGTTGAGGTGATAGACTTCCCCCTCAGGAAAAATCACCAACGGATGCGGCCGTTGCTGCACGATCTCGACTGCTTGCTTAAACGCCCGCATGTCGGTCCCTTCACGGTCGACGCTAAAGCAACCGTGGTGCTGCATCACCAAACTTTCCAACCGGCTGGACATGCCAAAGACTTGCCAAGCGGTCATGAAATACAGCGGGCAAGCAAGCACCTCCGCCGCATGATACAGCACATACGAGTCGGCATGGCTCGAATGATTGGGCGTTATCACCACCCCCTGCCCCGCCGCCAAAGCCGCCTGCAAATGTTCCGCACCGCGAACATCGATATCCAACAGCCGATGCTGCCGAATCTGCTGATACCGCCGCAACGATCGCCAGACGCGAATCATAAACGGACTAAGCTTTGGCGGCCACCACTGCGGCGGCGTCTCAAATGGCTGACGATTCATAACACGGCCATCATCCCGGGAAATACAAACGGACAAGCCCCTGTATTTCAACCAGACGCACTGTTTTTCGCAATATCACGTTTCAATAGGCTGTAGGCCTGAGACCGTAGGCTATAGAAAACCGCCACCCAAAAATCCTGGCCACCGGCCACCGGCCACTTCTTTTCTGCCTACTGCCTACTGCCTACTGCCTACTGCCTACTGCCTACCGCCTACCGTCTACTACCTCAAGCCTGTCCCCTCAAGCCTCAAGCCTACTGAAGGTACTGTTCATCCGAAGCAATCCCCATCGGCTGCGGGGTCTCCGGTTTGATGATCTTCCAGGATGCACCGGTTTCGCGCATTGCTTTGTAGTCGCGCGTTTGATAGGCGAATTCTAATTGCGGTGTGGCGAGTGACTTTTCGCCCGCGTGACGGGAATGCATTGCGGAGTCCAAAACCCCGGTCGTCATCAACGTCCGCTCGACCGGATACGGTGCTTTCCCGTGGATGAAGTGGTTCTGAATCGCATGCGAAAGCGCTTTGAACAGACAACGGTTGTCCCACGGGCCGGGATTGAAATACGTAGCGACCGGTTTCGCTTCCCCTTTGACCCGGCAGGCGAAATTCCAGCGGATGCCGCTATTACCCACTTTCAGCACGGTCGCGCGTAAACCGTCTTTGTATTCCAACAGAATTCCGTGCGAAGCAGTTTTGGGATCAATGACCGGCTGCCCCATAAAGTCCGCCTCCGCCTGCATCGCCGCCGCCGCCAGATCGACCGACCAACGCTTGTTAGCGGTCGCCATTAACGCATCGCCGGACAAAAACTGCACGCGGGCAATTCCCGTCTCGCCGCCGCGTCGTCCTTCGACCATCGACTGGAGCACTTCCAAACCGTGAAAGTCATACGATTCCACCCCACCGCCATGGATGGAGATCGCTTCCTCAATCTCCACGCCAATCGGATTGTCAATCATTGGCGCTCGCTGCGCCAACGGCACCGAACTGCCTGCCATGAACGGAATCCCGTGCTGCACGGAGGTGTCATACATCTCCTTGGCCCAGTCCCAGCGATACGAAAGATGCTTGTCGTTGAACACCGGCACAAATCGCTGCGAGCGTTTCATCACAGCCGCGATTTCATCGAAAAACCGTTTCCGCGGGTACTCGACCTGTCCCAGATCATTTTTGGGATAGCTGCCATGCTCGCCGATCGAAAGGACCGCATCGACCGCCAACTCCTTGCCCCCCAAACAGAGCGCGTCGGAAATTGAGTCATAGACTGGCAGTCCATAATTCTTGGCGATCTCCGTCGTCATGTCGCCCTGAGGATGCTGATCGGCATACAAACTGACAACCTCCACCCCGGGGTCGGTCAATTCCCCGTTGAAGATGTACGACTCCAGAAAATTCTCGAGCAACACATGGGTATGCCAACGATGCGCGAAAGCCGTGTACACCACGGCAACTTTGGGGCGTTTTTTTGCGGGTGCGGCGTAGAGACTGTTGGCCAGAAACGGGGAGACCAGTCCACTGGCAAGCGAAGTCTGAAGAAAACGGCGCCGTGAAACGGATAAGTCCAAACCGCTCGCCGGAGTATTGCGTGACATGAGCCGGAGATTCCTGTTGTCGCATTGTGGATAAATCATGATGACTTCCGGGAACTGAGTCCAGACGCATCAATACTTGCTTACTTGATTGTAAGCAGTTCCACAGGTGGGCAACAGTCAACCGGCGATCTCGTCAACGACAAAATACTCGCAAATGTTTGATGTCAAAGCAATCCCAGGGTGGCGCGGCTTTGCCGCTTACCCTGGGCTACGATGTCTCACCCCTGCGGGGTATTTGCGTTCTAACACGCATTAAAATTTGAAGGTATTTTGAATTCCTGAATGTATATTCAAACGGTTCCCCCCAAGTCTCTGCTGAATATGCGGAAATCAAACTCGCATACCCCACACAAATCAGCCCTGACCGCGCCTCGCCTACCGACAGTTTGATGGATTTTATCAGGTTTCCCAGACTATCGACGCCGGTCAGGATGCCAGTTGATAACCGTCCGTGATCACCGAACGTTTCCGCGACTACTCTTGTCTCACATCACAGTAATCACCAAATCTTTCCAAAAGCGGGCACTCTTTTTTCGTGTCTTTCGCTTTTTTCGTGGTTAATTTCTTTTAGATGCAGAGCCAAAATCCACAATGGCTGCGTTGCATTTTCTGTGATTGATCCCTCAACCATTATGGTGGCCCAGCGTATCGGCCCGACGTTTGCATCACACTAAATTCCAGCTAGGTGGCGACCAAATTGACCTCGTCGTATACAATTCACCGATGCCCCTCCTGGCTACACCCCGGAAACTCCCCAGCACCGTTCGAATACTGCGACAATACAATTCATGCCCCGACAAACTTCCAGCCGACAACGGTTTTCTGAGTATCTCGACGCCATCCGTGTCAAATCCGCACCTGCTGATGCTGCGCTCGCAGGTCAGGACAAACTGCGAGAAACTCCGCGACATGATCGATCTTTCTATACGCTGTTGCGGGAATTCCTGAAGTTGCTGACCGGTCATCGAAAAATGATCGCCTTTTCGCTGTTTACGCTCAGCATCTCGACGGTTCTCAAACTCGTCCCCCCCGCCGCCACGAAGATTGCCATCGACTACGTTTTCACCGGCCGGCCGCTACCGGAATCGGTCACGAGTCGTGTCTCCCTCCCCGCCAATCCGCGTGACCTGTTGATCCTCCTGGCGGTCACCGTCATTTCTATTTCGGTCATCGAAATCGTGATTCACGTTTGGGGGCGGTGGTTGGCGACAAAATCGACCAAACTCGTGCAGATGTCGGTCCGCAAACGTGTCTTCGATCATGCGGTGCGACTGCCGCTGCATCGGGTCTATCAACTCAAGTCGGGCGGGGTCACCAGTATTCTGCGGGAGGATGCCGGGGGTGTGGCCGAATTGATTTTCAGCATGCTCTACAATCCTTGGCGGGCGATCATTCAACTGGTTGGCAGTTTGGCTGTGCTGGCCTGGGTTGATTGGCGACTGTTGCTCGGCTCGTTGATTCTATTGCCGGCGGTCTACATCACGCACAGCACTTGGATCAGCCGGATCCGTCCACTGCAACGCGATATTCGTCGGCGCCGTCAGGAAATCGACAGCCACGCTACTGAGGCCTTTGGCGGCATGCGGGTGGTGCGGACCTTCGGGCGTCAACGCAGCGAAGCGGGTCGTTTCACCCGCGGCAATCACCTGATGGCGCGGCAAGAACTGTTGGCCTGGTGGAGGATGCGGATCGTAGAAACGGTTTGGAGCGTACTGATCCCCCTCGCCTCCTCCGGCCTGTTGATCTATGGCGGACTGCAGGTCTTGCAGGGTGAAATCACGCTGGGCGACTTGATGATGTTCCTGTTTTATCTCGCCATGCTCCTCGAACCGGTCGCAGTGTTGGCCAACAGCGCCACGCAATTCCAAAGCAGTCTCGCAGGTTTGGATCGCGTGCTGGACCTGATGGCCGATCCCCAAGAAATGCTGCCGGCCCCCCATGCAGTCTCACTCGATCCGCAAACGGTCGCTGGCCGTTTGACGCTCCGCGATGTCAGTTTTCATTATCCCGGCACCGAGACACCCGTGTTAAAGGACATCAACCTGGAGGTCGAACCTGGCGAAACGTTGGCATTGGTCGGTCCGAGCGGCGCCGGGAAAACGACGCTATGCAACCTGATCGCCCGCTTTTACGACCCCACGTCCGGCGAGATCGATATCGACGGTGTGAATCTCAAAGATATTCGCGTCGAGAGTTATCGCGAATTATTGAGCATCGTCGAACAGGATATCTTTCTCTTCGACGGGACAGTGGCGGAAAATATCGGCTATGGAGCCAAGTCAGCCACAATCGAGGATATCCAAGAAGCCGCCCGCGCTGCCAACGCGGATCTCTTTATCCAGGAACTGCCTGACGGTTATGACACGGTCATCGGCGAACGGGGAGTACGGCTCAGCGGGGGACAACGGCAACGTCTGGCCATTGCCCGCGCGATCTTAGCCGATCCCCGCATTCTGATTTTGGATGAAGCGACCAGCAATCTAGATACCGAAAGCGAACGCCTGATCCAAGACAGCTTGGCGACACTCACCGCTGGCCGGACATGCTTCGTCATCGCGCACCGGTTGAGCACCATCACCGACGCCGACCGCATTTTTGTACTCGAACAAGGCCGGATCGTTGAATCGGGAACGCACCACGGTCTCATGGATCAGAGCAGCCGGTATCGCGAAATGGTAGAATTACAAATGAGTTAACTGCCGCGCCGCTTTCATGACGGACGAGGTGATGGAATTGACTTGTTGGCCTGACCGCAAGAGCATCGCGTTTGTGGATGTCGTGTTCAGTATGAATGACCCCAGCTTATAGCTACGCTGCCATAGAGACACTCGTATGACCCGCGGAATCTTACAGGCCTTGGGGGGATTAGGACTGTTCCTGTTGGGGATGCAGTTGTTGACGCAAGGTCTGCGCTCGACGGCTGACGATCGATTGCGCTGGCTGATTAAACGCTCCACACGCAATCCGCTGCAAGGAGTGGCCACCGGTTGCTTGTCCACAGCCATCGTACAGTCATCCAGCGCGATTACGGTCTTAGCAGTGGGATTTGTCAACGCCGGCATCTTGAGTTTTCCCGAGGCATTGGGAATCATCTTCGGCGCAAATATCGGCACAACGATTACTGGTTGGTTTGTTGCCCTGTTGGGGTTCAATCTACAACTTGACGAATTTGCGATGCCGCTGGTTTTGTTGGGCGTGATCTTCAAAATATTCGGCCGAGGCAAATGCGAAGCGGCGGGAACCGCAATTACGGGATTTGGATTGATCTTTGTGGGCATCAGCACCATGCAACTGGGCATGGCGGAATTCCGCGGCATTGTGACTCCCGAGATATTTCCCTCCGACACGATTCCAGGACGGCTGCTGCTGGTTTTGATCGGCGTGGTGATCACCGTCGTCACGCAATCCTCCAGTGCGGGAGTCGCCGCAGCACTGGTGGCACTGCATGCGAATTCCATTTCGCTCAACCAAGCCGCCGCCATCGTCATCGGCATGAATTTGGGAACGACCTTCACGGCGATGTTGGCCACGGTTGGCGGCAACGTCCAAGCGCGGAGAACCGGTTTCGCACACGTCGCCTTCAATTCGCTGACCGCTATCGGCGCCTTTTTTCTGTTAACACCCTTTTTAGATACGGTCGCAGCTTTGTGGCCCGGCGCGGAGGCGAATTCTCCGGAACTGGTGCTTGTCGGTTTTCATACGTTCTTCAATATGATCGGCGTGATCGCGATTTTGCCTTTCACGCGCACTTTCGCCAACTTGATCGAGCGAATGTTTCCCGAGCGCGGCAATCTCCTGGTGAAACGGCTGGACAAAAATCAGTTATCCACTCCCGTCGCCGCACTGGATGCCGTTTCCGCAACCATCCATGACATCCTCCAGGTCGTCTTCCACGAATTGAGCCGCTGGTTACGACAACCGGCCGCAGTCACGGACGAACAACTCGCACTGGATATTGAAGACGCCCTCGACCAGACGCAGGAATACTTGCAGGCAATTCCCGTCCAGGCCGAGGATCAAATCACCGACCATGCCTTTTTAGCCTGTGTCCACACACTCGACCATTTGCGACGCGTGAATCGGCGACTGCAAGATCAAGCCCGCCTCCGCACCTGTCGCGCGGAACCGGACTTGTCGAATATGGCGGACAAATTGGCGACCGCGTGCGAGCGGATCGCCGAAGAAGAATTCCCACTGTCCCCGGAACAGGCAGAGGCGTACCACGACATCAATCACCAGCTGAAAACTGATATGCGGACATTTCGCGAGCAAGCCGTCTCCACCACCGCGCACGGAAAATTGACACCCAGCGAGGCCATCAAACACATGGATGCCGCGCGTTGGCTGCGGCGAATTGGATACCACGTCTGGCGGGTGGCGTACCACATGTCCGCACAAACAAACGAGGACACCCCCGATTTCAAGCAGAAGTGATCTTAGCAACGCCTTCGTTCCATGTATCGTTACGCATCTGACGACGACATCGGAGAACCAATACCGGAAAAGTCGATATCCCATTCTCTGAGTAGCCGGGTTGCGCGTCGCCGGCGTAAAGCCCGGCGCACCGAAGTTATGGGCCACATCTGTTTCCAGCAAATCAGATAGGCGCCTTTGAACGTGGGAAGATAGTACTGCTGCGTTGAATCCAGATAAAGGAAACCTGTTGCTATCTGATCGTAAAATTCCTTGATCAAATCCTGTTTGAGTTGTTCGACGAGTTGTTCGGTGGGCGGCAGACGTCTCTTCTTTTTGCCGGCTGCGAGTTCTTCAACGGCGCGCTGATGCACACGATAGAGGCGTGACGGTCGCTTGATATCAGAAAACTGTAGGAGCGTTTTGTGCGATACAGGAGCGAACGCGCCCTCCACTGTGTTGTTGGTAGTGCCGATTTCGCTGCCATCATCAAACTCAGTGCTGAACTCCACATGATCGTTTCGCACGGAAATCTTTTTGGCGTCTTCCTGTTCGGTAAAACCCCAGATCACTGCCGCGATGGCTTGGTCTTGTTCCATGGGGTTCACGAACAACATGACAACAGCGATGGCATCCGGAACCAAATCCGGGACCAACACATACTCCACGATGGAAAAACCGACTTGCTCCATTTCGCGGGCCGTCGACTCAAAGAATTCAACTGCGGCTTGCGGGATGGGAGTTATTTCAGGATCAAAGATGTCGAGACTCGGATCCGCGTTATGCTTCAGAGTCGCCTTAATCACCAGTGGTAAGAGCAAGTACGCACATGCGACCAGAACCAACAGGATGAGACCGATTTGCATCGACGGGGCAAGTTCTTGGAATGTTTCGAGCACCAATCCGTTTCCCTAACAGAGATTTTCCTGTCGATGATTTTCGGCCTCACGCACGGTCCATTGTCAGAATGTTACCCTGTATGGGGCGCTCGTTCTATAAATTACCATGCAGTCCGTCACAAGATCCTAGGAGCTTTCAGCACGCGCTCTCGATAGTTACGATTTAACGACCAGCCTAAGGCATCGTAAATTCGTGTCCGTCGGACGGAACCGTCAATACCGGGCAGCGGGCTTTGCGGACGACTTTTTCGGCGACACTTCCGATCAGCAGATGGGAAATCCCGGTGCGGCCATGCGTTCCCATTACGATCAGGTCGATGTCCTTCGCTTTGGCGTATTGAATAATCTCCGAAAATGGAGCCCCTTCGCGAATTTCCTGCACGACATTCTTGACTGAGCCCGCCACCGACGCAGCCGTCTCCTGCAATTTGTTGGTCACTGCGTTATGCAGGTCCTGCATGATTTCGTCCGACACGGCGAAAAATCCGTCCGAACCCATCGCCACTGCCGTATCATTGGCAATCACATGTACCAGATGGATTTCCGCACCAAACTTTTCAGCAAGATTTTGCGCATACTTCAATGCGTTCGCGCCATTGTCGCTGAAGTCGGTCGGCACCAGGATTCGATTCAACATCGTGACAGCTCTCCTACTTTTTGCGTTACTGGATTTCCAGATGTCCAAGTCACTTTAGGCAGTCAATTGTAGCGCGCATGCCGCCAACTGGCCAGACCCTAAGCACTGACTTTTGCGGTTCACCCTGTTTCCCAGTCGGTGGAGTTCAACGACTCGCGAAGCTGCTCGACCGTTCGAATCGCACGCTCACCGGCCGATCCGCCGTCGTCGAATTCATGCAACAGGTATTCCGCCTTTTCAAACGTGCAAAAGCGATCCAACTGCGCATGGAATACCTCGAAGTCCTCGGAACGCAGAGCATCGGGCAAGGAGGCGTATTTTCGAATCAGATGTTGCGGATTGTTGGCGAGAACGATTTCACGGCAGCGCGCCGCAATATCAACACATGCGGCGCGGCATGCGGAAATTCCGGTCAGCAACAGGAATTTATCCCGCTGCGGATACTGCTGTTTCTGTTGTGAGACTTCCGCAAGACGGGCAAATGCCGTCATGGCTGCTTCGTCATTCATGATAATTGCCGGGCGCTGTCAGGAAACCCCGCGGCGAAGCCACAGGCATAAAGACCAAACACAATGAGCGGCCAAGACCACGACCGCTCCCCCACTCCATATCAGCGAATCAATCAAAACGGGATTTGCAGACCATCGTATGCCAATTCAATCCCCTGAGGCAATCGCGAATTCGTCGCTTCGTGTTCCAGGGTGTGTGCAATATGCGTGAAGTAGGTCCGTTGCGGCTTGACCCGCTCAACCACTTCTAATGCCTGTTCGATATTCAAGTGCGTTGGATGCGGTTCCTCACGCAATGCATCTAAGACCAGAACCTCCAAGCCCTCCAACAACGGCCAACTCTCATCGGGAATTTGGCTAACATCGGTACAAAAGGCGACATCGCCAATTCGAAATCCCAACACCGGTAACTTCCCATGCAGCAAACGAATCGGCTGCACAGTTTGCCCCAACAGCGTAAACGGT from Symmachiella dynata encodes:
- a CDS encoding ABC transporter ATP-binding protein, coding for MPRQTSSRQRFSEYLDAIRVKSAPADAALAGQDKLRETPRHDRSFYTLLREFLKLLTGHRKMIAFSLFTLSISTVLKLVPPAATKIAIDYVFTGRPLPESVTSRVSLPANPRDLLILLAVTVISISVIEIVIHVWGRWLATKSTKLVQMSVRKRVFDHAVRLPLHRVYQLKSGGVTSILREDAGGVAELIFSMLYNPWRAIIQLVGSLAVLAWVDWRLLLGSLILLPAVYITHSTWISRIRPLQRDIRRRRQEIDSHATEAFGGMRVVRTFGRQRSEAGRFTRGNHLMARQELLAWWRMRIVETVWSVLIPLASSGLLIYGGLQVLQGEITLGDLMMFLFYLAMLLEPVAVLANSATQFQSSLAGLDRVLDLMADPQEMLPAPHAVSLDPQTVAGRLTLRDVSFHYPGTETPVLKDINLEVEPGETLALVGPSGAGKTTLCNLIARFYDPTSGEIDIDGVNLKDIRVESYRELLSIVEQDIFLFDGTVAENIGYGAKSATIEDIQEAARAANADLFIQELPDGYDTVIGERGVRLSGGQRQRLAIARAILADPRILILDEATSNLDTESERLIQDSLATLTAGRTCFVIAHRLSTITDADRIFVLEQGRIVESGTHHGLMDQSSRYREMVELQMS
- a CDS encoding universal stress protein, whose product is MLNRILVPTDFSDNGANALKYAQNLAEKFGAEIHLVHVIANDTAVAMGSDGFFAVSDEIMQDLHNAVTNKLQETAASVAGSVKNVVQEIREGAPFSEIIQYAKAKDIDLIVMGTHGRTGISHLLIGSVAEKVVRKARCPVLTVPSDGHEFTMP
- a CDS encoding Na/Pi cotransporter family protein → MTRGILQALGGLGLFLLGMQLLTQGLRSTADDRLRWLIKRSTRNPLQGVATGCLSTAIVQSSSAITVLAVGFVNAGILSFPEALGIIFGANIGTTITGWFVALLGFNLQLDEFAMPLVLLGVIFKIFGRGKCEAAGTAITGFGLIFVGISTMQLGMAEFRGIVTPEIFPSDTIPGRLLLVLIGVVITVVTQSSSAGVAAALVALHANSISLNQAAAIVIGMNLGTTFTAMLATVGGNVQARRTGFAHVAFNSLTAIGAFFLLTPFLDTVAALWPGAEANSPELVLVGFHTFFNMIGVIAILPFTRTFANLIERMFPERGNLLVKRLDKNQLSTPVAALDAVSATIHDILQVVFHELSRWLRQPAAVTDEQLALDIEDALDQTQEYLQAIPVQAEDQITDHAFLACVHTLDHLRRVNRRLQDQARLRTCRAEPDLSNMADKLATACERIAEEEFPLSPEQAEAYHDINHQLKTDMRTFREQAVSTTAHGKLTPSEAIKHMDAARWLRRIGYHVWRVAYHMSAQTNEDTPDFKQK
- a CDS encoding PSD1 and planctomycete cytochrome C domain-containing protein, whose product is MPALRAVIFGFFACLSAISVTYGDEKVSPADAEFFEKRVRPVLAEKCYSCHGAEKQELGIRLDSRDAVIAGGDAGPIVDSEAPSESPLLAAIAYAGDVQMPPDEQLSADEIAALTRWVKIGMPWPGSSTPSVEKNHDAYKQHWAFQPITDPPLPEVQDAEWSRTSIDRFILARLEQAGLTPAPEADRKTLIRRATFDLIGLPPTPAEVAAFENDPSLDAYEKLIDRLLASPRYGERWARHWLDVARYADNKGYIFFGDKKYHWAYTYRDYVIRALNDDLPYDRFVVEQLAADQLDLGEDKRPLTAMGYLTLGAQFSGNIHDIIDDRIDVVTRGLMGLTVSCARCHNHKFDPVSAADYYGLYGVFRSSTEPTIPPMFEAPPDTEEHRKFAEELAVKQQKLDAFVTEKHTALVTSARKRAAEYLMAAHAKRNQPPTEDFMLLVEEGDLNPTMIQRWQSYLTRARKSHDPIWSIWHACAEIPADEFAATAAAIVEQHATDPAQAHPAVLEALSAAPPASMSELAERYSNVLNQVDDQWTALLQQATEAKQPLPTELPDESDEALRLVYYGSQAPPDVPVRTGWGFLTLLPDRPAQAKYKKLLGEVEKHIAETAGAPPRAMVLLDAEEMYAPKVFLRGNPNRPGTGVPRHFPEFLTHEDDQVFQTGSGRLELAQAIVDPANPLTARVLVNRVWLNHFGSALVATPSDFGLRSEAPTHPALLDHLASEFMRDGWSLKRLHRRVMLSAVYRQQSHARDEAVAVDPRNRLLWRMNRRRLDFESMRDSLLAVTDQLEQTLGGPAVDIEKTPFTPRRTIYAFVDRMDLPELFRAFDFPDPAATSPQRDATTIAPQALYLMNHKFVDEVVTRIAARPDVADVADATLRVERLHKILFSRAPTELERELAVAFLGAEPSQQQWQEYIQALLMTNEFLFVD
- a CDS encoding lysophospholipid acyltransferase family protein, producing MNRQPFETPPQWWPPKLSPFMIRVWRSLRRYQQIRQHRLLDIDVRGAEHLQAALAAGQGVVITPNHSSHADSYVLYHAAEVLACPLYFMTAWQVFGMSSRLESLVMQHHGCFSVDREGTDMRAFKQAVEIVQQRPHPLVIFPEGEVYHLNERITPFREGAAAIAMTAARKAERPITVVPCAIHYKYQTDPTPELLQVMRRLEEQISWRVRTDLSLHDRIYRFADGMIALKEVEYLGRSRSGPLAERVADLSDIILQRLAERHGVEEPEGLIIPERVKNLRRQVISRLDELDKTDSAREPLVHDMDDLFLVVQMFSYPGNYVSERPSIERIAETIDKFEEDFLNAPSAGIRGTRNAVVTFGDPLPVPVTRDRATGAELTRQLEVRVQRLMDETLAATPVEISGQCPVASGQ